DNA from Rosa rugosa chromosome 6, drRosRugo1.1, whole genome shotgun sequence:
CATTTTAATAACTCCTTAATTCTTGGATATGAAAAGTGAATACCATATGTGGATTTCATTGTtgctgtttcagaaaaaagtgCAGCTTAATTTATGTGCTCAACCATGGATTCATTTGCAGGTTGATATGATTGTTGTCACGGATGGGAGTAGAATATTGGGTCTTGGAGACCTTGGAGTCCAGGGAATTGGAATCTCAATTGGGAAGCTGGATTTATACGTTGCTGCTGCTGGAATAAACCCTCAAAGGGTAATCTACTGCTCATTTTACATCCTTTTCCTCATGGCTCATTATTTAATTTTGTTCTTtatgtgttttgtttttcacCATTTGCATCTAAAATATGCCACAGTATTTTATTCCTTCCAGTAGGATTGTAAGTGATGTATTGCAATTTTGTGCAATTTTGCATCAATTGTCCAATGTTATCAAGGTGATCTTTATATGTTGGACAATTATTGGTAAACCAATCTACAAACGTGCTTTAGTGTATGGGATCCCTTCTAGTTTATAgtgctcaaatttgggtgggACTGATTCGTATTCTGCATTCTCAGTGTGCTAAGTTTAGAGAATTTCGAAGATAGGCATGCCGCAGTTTAGGAAAGAAGATATGGGTGCCTCACTACCTTTCAAATAAAGATGTGCAACATGTGGACATCTTAGGAGATCAACCCTCTTGGTACTTTGTGGGGTCCATCTTTTAAGCATTTTAGGGACATTCATATTCTTCATAGATGGTCAACTTGTATGTACTTCTTTGTATGTTGTATCTTTAATAAAAAGAATCTCcctttcaaaataaataaataaaaggaatctctgttataaaagaaaaataatagagGAGACttacatttttcaaagttcaaGTACAAAATGGTCATAATTACTGTGAACTGTTGGGTCTGTTTTATATATACGCAGAGCcattccactaagggatcccttctTTTGTGCATTTTGAGGGATCACTTGGGGCACCCACTTTCCCATCCCATTTTGGCAATCCAATTGTTCAGTCCTTGGTCTTTCTACATAGATCGTGTCTGCAATAACTGAGCCTAGTTGGCTATGATTAAGTTACTTAGATCAAATATATGAACAAATCAAATTTGTCCATTATGAACCGTTCATTCACAATGATTAACAATTATGAATGCTTGAATGATAATTAATGGTTCATATTGGACAGATATGGtttgtatatatatttgatCCAAGTACCTTAATGATTGCCAACTCAGATCAATTTTTGCAGACATGATCTATGTATAGAGACCTAAAACCCGAACGGTCGGCTTGCTGCAATGGGATCGGAAACTGGGTAGGACAAGCAGTCCCTTAAAATGACCCAAAGAAGGGATCCCCTAGTGTGAGGGCTCTCATATCTTTGGCAATAGTTCTTTATTGGTTTTGGGTGGTTCTGCATTGTTTTGATCATTATATATTCATCACTTCATTTTGGTGAACTTTCATGTTTATTTGTACCAAACATCATTTTCACCCCTAACGTTCCACGCAATATAGGTACTGCCTGTGATGATTGATGTTGGAACCGACAATGAAAAGCTGCTAAAAGACCCATTGTGTAAGTGTTTCCTCATCCAGTCAGACAAAAGACTATTTTGTACTAGCACGACATTATAATTATGGTGCTATAAATAGATAGTTGATCATATTGTATTTACAGTTATATATTacattttttaatatttatttatcaGAAGCAATATAAAAATTGATTAAGTCATTTCATAGAACAGCTATTATATGAAGGGTATGAAAATATGGGCAGGTACATGACAACAGAATAGGCACTCAACTAGTGTAAAGTAACTTCATCTTGCTGATTTTTGAGGAAAAGAAATCCTTTCATCTTTCATGCCTTCATTTGCATTAAGCTCCTGCTTATATCTCATTATTTTATATATAGGTGTTTCACCATCGGTTGATGCCCGTTATATTGCAAGTTCAGTGGCTCTTATAAACTTTACCTACATCTAATTAATGTAAATTTTAATTCCACCATGCATTGTAGAGTAATGAATGAGCCCAGGGAATGTTATTTTCAATACACTAATCATTATAAAGAGGTGCAGTACAAGAAGGATGGTGCTGCATTCCTGTAAAACATGAACCTATTGTAGTTGTGAGAAATGAGAACATACAAAATCTAACCCAAAATGCTAGAGTTTCCAGTATGATTATTTGATTAACGCTCATTTATATAAGAACTCCTAATCAGTTTCTATTGATTGAACATGTCTGTAAACCATCTGTGGCACTTAGATGTAGAAGTAAAAGGAAAGACAAAAAAATGGTTAATACCACCGGTCAAAGGAAAGACAAAAAATCTATGCTTGATAACCAACTTTGTCAAGCACATGTTTGTAACATTTGATGATTCAGTGCCTTTCTCTGTCTGTGTAATGTGCCTTTTAACTTTCGCTTCTGAGTTCCATTTATGAGTATGAGTCACTTCTGCTTATACCAATGGCATtggtaattttatatttcacaTAGTATTTCCCTCACGTACATATGTTAAGTTGATCTGATCACCAGAGCTCAACAACCATTCTATTCTATATTATTAGATTTGGGATTGCAAAGACACCGTCTTGATGGTGATGAGTATCTTGCTGTTATCGATGAATTCATGGAAGCAGTTTTTACTCGTTGGCCGCATGTGATTGTGCAGGTAATTTGGACTGTCATATATGTTTACTTGGTAACTAGAAGTAGAAGATGGAATTCATCAGTTCCCTTTTTACTTTCTCCCCTCTTTCTTTTAGAAATACTTACATTACTTTTTTGTCCAGTTTGAAGATTTTCAAAGCAAGTGGGCCTTTAAGTTGTTACAGCGTTACAGAAATACTTTTAGAATGTTTAATGATGATGTTCAGGTAATTGACTTTTCTTCTGATTGTCTTTATTAGAAGTTGATGTTGCTTCTGTACTGTAATCTATTGGATGGCCTTTCTGTTAAGTTTCTCAATCCATAAAGATAGATATACAGTTCTAAATAGAGGATTTTCTATCGACATTTTATGCTGTACACTTGATAGCCAagctttgtttatttttatctcCTTGGGTTTTCTTATTTGATTATGTCCTAGGCTTTGGTTTATGGAAATAAAGTAGTTGTTCTATTTTGGTATAATGTTAGTCAATTCTTCTTACAGGGTACAGCAGGAGTTGCAATTGCTGGGCTTTTAGGAGCTGTAAGGGCACAAGGGAGTCAAATGATTGACTTCCCCAAACAAAAGATTGTTGTTGCAGGTGCTGGAAGGTTAGTACTCATCTTTAAAATGTTCACTTCTGAATAGTAAAGGAGGTGAACACAATAATGGTCTGAGGATGCTTTGATGGAGTGGTAATAATTAAATGTATATGTGAAGTTAGACTTGCCAAGTATTGACGGCAAAAGTGAACTTATGGCTTAATTATGTGACATGAAGTCACTTTATGGTCACATTAAGGGTTTTTAATGATGATTTACTATGTAATTGCTAGACCAAACTACATGATGTCCATGAGTAATGTCTTTGAAAGTACCGTGATTAAACTTAATTAATGTAGATAATTTGATAGAGTTGGTAAGTAGaatttttattgttgaaaaatAGCATTTGTCATCCTTTTAAATTTGTAGTATGATCCGAGGACAATGGTAGAATCATTACGTTTCTAAACTCTTCTTCAGATGACTAATGACTACATATACCTCATCTGTTGTGAGGTTGCTGCCCTTCTATGGTTCTGCACTTGGaatattttttccttttcatctaCTTAATGTTTCAcattagtgtttttttttcccctttctttttgtcttttagACAAGAAACAAAGACTTTATTTTAGTCTGAATTTGTTATCTAAGTGAACAAATTGCTGATGAGAAGTTGGTGGTCCTTTGGATGCAGTTATGCACCAACAACTCTAAACAATAGTGTCCATCACTTTGTTTTTGTCTGTCAGAAAATTTAGGGTTATTAAAtacgttttatttttttatttagtcattgattattttttatttttagtggGTTTATTATTTAGAATTGCATTTATGCATGTTTATACTGCAAAATAAGGGCAAAGACTTACTGTAGAAAGATTCAATTATCAAGCTCTCATTGCTTAATCTTTGCACTGCTGCAGTGCAGGAATAGGGGTTCTAAATGCTGCACGGAAAACAATGGCAAGGATGTTAGGAAATAATGAACATGCATTTGAGAGTGCAGGCAGACAATTCTGGGTAGTTGATGCCAATGTGAGTGCCATGCAATGCCCTAGAACTGTCATATACGCCAGTCTTGAGTCAGATTTCTGTTCAGTCTTTGCTGAAATATTTGTAGTGATCATTGCCTTTCTTAGTGACTTCTAAGTTGGTCTCCTTATTTAAAGATTTTCTTTCAAGAAATGCATATATCATATTCTAAGTAGTGATTAGAATAATGAGGAAGTATTATCTTACTTTGGGATGCGAGATATGTGACTATGGCAGACTTcagaaaaacaattaaaaagagTAAGGGGGCGTTCTTAATTTGTCACCGCTCTATCGCTTGCATATTTTCAGTAACCTTAATATATGATATGGAAATGTCAAGTATGTGGACTTCTGTTTGTAGCTTGGTTTAGTCATATAACCTAATGGTGGGTAGAGGGCCTTCTCTGTACATCTTCTTTATATATATTCAAAATAGTGAATCTTGATACCGAAGGAATTTGTCACATTGCCCTTTTGAGATGCTTCACTACTAGCCAGGCAGGACAGTTAAGCTGGCTGTTATGTCTGCAGGGCCTGATCACAGACGAACGCGAAAATGTTGATCCTGATGCGCGTCCATTTGCAAGGAAATCCAAAGAAATTCACCGTCAAGGATTGAGGGAAGGTGCAAGTCTTGTGGAAGTGGTACGTGAATTTTCATTTGCCGTAGTATGGtaatttcatcatcttctgcaTACAAGATCACATGTTTAACACGGTTGGACATACTGAAGATATAGCTATGAACTTACTGAAGTCATTTACAAACACTTAAAATAGTTATATTTTCTACATCCTCATGTTACATTGGGGGATAGAACCCTGACCTAGCATTATCCTGACCCGATTCCCCACCCTCCCTCACCACTTGGGCTAACCCCAAGGGTGTGTCTAATTTAAATTGTATACACTGTCATTTTGTTTAGCACACTAATGATCATGGCTTCGTAATCTTTCTAAACCAGGTTCAACAAGTGAAGCCTGATGTGCTTCTTGGACTTTCTGCAGTCGGGGGACTGTTCTCAAAGGAGGTATATAAAATGCAGCCCTAAATCAACTGGTTTTTCTGTTAGAGCTTTTGAGTTGTATGGCCTTTGTTTGCATGCTTTGAAGATCATCTGCATTTAAGTAATAGGTATGCACTTCAAGAGTGACATTAATGGGTTCTGATAAGTAATGGCATTGCTTTTGGAGTCTGTTACCTATTTGATCAGAAAGAAATGCTTCACAATGCTTTACTTTCTCTGAGTTTCAACAAAATTTACATGGCACGCCACGAAGTGAAAATAATGGTTAGGAGAAAATGAGTACCCATGAAGTCCTTGTTCATGTATAACATTGAATGTTTGTAAGTAGTTTATAAGATGCTAAGAGTTTTGCACTTTTACATTCCAAGATTGAAACATGATGAAGAATGGTTTTTGTTACAGAATTCATAAagttctactctctctctctctctctctctctctcttccctcccCCTCCCCACCCTCTAAATTTCAGTATTCTGCTAGACCTAGCTACTTCTTGTCAAATTGATGTCAAGCAGATAATTTTTTAGGTATTAGAGGCCCTTAGAGGTTCAACTTCAACTAGACCAGCCATCTTTGCAATGTCAAATCCAACAAACAATGGTaagcttttaatttttttagtttaactcaatttatttattttgtttgagGAGGAAAAATTTGGAATGGAATTCAGATGAGTTCATTGAGTTGACCTATGATATTTTATTTTGGGCAGCTGAGTGCACTCCTGAAGAAGCATTTTCCATTGTGGGGGACAATGTTGTTTTTGCAAGTGGAAGTCCATTCAAAGACGTAGATCTCGGTacgtgtttagacaaatatatgGTTTGTCTAGATATCTCCTTATTTTGACTTGAATATGATGTTTGCATTATTAACGACATGCATCTCACCATGTAGAACTTGTTATCATTGTGGTTCTGGCTTCTGATGACTATTAAACCTATAACTAGGTAAGGTACTGATATTTAGTAAAGGAAAGGATTGGAACCCGTATTCTGAAAGCGGGAGAGATGTGGCACAGGTGGTTGTTATGAGGCACAGTCTTTGCATCATATTCTTTTATAAATGCAAATAGGCCTTTACCACCTTAGTTCATTCATGTGCGCTTTGGGATGATAACATTGGATAATCCCGAAGACACATGTGATAAATAGTAAATGATATAGTAGATGCATGCCTTAGAAAAAAATTACTGTTGGTGGAGGTTGTGAGTTCAAGGACCAACATGCAGGAgggaaaataaaaacaacaaaatcCATGGATTATTTCTTAAAAGACATTGATTTCCCATACACTTGCTGACTGTCATAGTCTTATCAAAGAAAATGGGTCCAATATAAGATTGTAATCCAAGCAGAGTGTTGGAGAGTTGAGCTAGAGTTGGGACAAGATACATGTATTCCTCACCCTCAGAAACATGCATTCTCTCCCCAAAAAAGACAGAAACATGCAGATGCTTGCATcggaaataataaagaaagtAGTTTTTTGATATCGTTTGGCTGCTTGGTTTCATGAAAGGTGATGTTAATTTAAGTTGTCTTTATTCATCTAAAAATTATCTAAATTCTTGAGGCCTTGTAGCTCTGTGGTACATAGCATTTGTCACCACACCCAAAGTTATAGCTGGAGCCTTTGCCCTCTTCTCTTGTAtgaaaagaaatagaagaatGTTTGAAGTCTATGATGGGGCAGGGGTTGAGCTTTGGGAGAGTAAGATTTTGATAGCTTCTCGGGTATTTTGAGGGACTGGAGAGCAGCAGCTGTTTAGtagttattttaatttttcttcggTTGTTTTTATGGGGTTCTAGTTGGTTTTGCTCTCTTCTGAGCTACTGCTGCATCTCTGCTATGTAGATTTCTTGTCTGCTGTGCTTGTATCTGTTTTCTGTTTAATAGTATCTGTTTcattaagaaaaaaagaacagaaaggaaggaaaatggaaaaaaaGAGCTGGCCTCTTTCCTATTAGAGTATAGAAGAACACAAAGTGTTAACTTGAATACTTTTTGTGTGCTTTACCTCCTTTGTGAGCTTTACCAACCCATTGATCATTCTCGTATTAATTGAGGGAGAAACAGAGAGACCTATTTTCTAGTGATAGAAGATGATTTCCAGCCCTGTTGATTATCTTAAAATAGCCAAGTAGGTTTATGTTTGATAGGGCAGGAGGAAGGGTTAGACCCATAGTGTGCTTCCATGTTATCTGGGTTTCGAACCCTCACTATTTTAAGGTTTGTGGAGGCCCGGCTTCAAGCCCTGGTCCACTAAGTGGGTTGGGGGATCTCCTCCGATTAAAAAGATAGacatatttgatttttttttttcttataagaAATGCACTACATAAACATACTAACAAGATATCTATTCTTTGCAGGAAATGGCCATATCGGGCACTGCAACCAGGGTAACAACATGTACCTTTTCCCAGGGTTAGTCTTCCTTTTCACTTTCAATCATTCAAAGGAGATCCAAATGTTTgactatcttttttttttttttttgaaacaaatgtTTGACTATCTTAGTCCTTCTAAATTCGTGTTGTCCTCATGCAGTATTGGACTTGGTACTCTCTTATCTGGTTCCAGAGTTATCTCCGATGGGATGCTACAGGTGGCAGCAGAGTGGTATTTTTCATACTCTTGTGACTTAACTTTTACTGCATGACCTTTTAACACTTTGAGCTCAACTTAGAAATGAATTTCAAACCTGTTTCGGACATTTTCTTGAATTATATGTGATGCCTTATCATCACTGAATTTGTTAAACTCAATAATTATTTGGTTAACAGTGTGAATTACTAATTGGAGAGGGCCAAGATCCATCTCTTGAAATGCAAAACCTccttgaaaaaaagaaaagaaggaacagTCAATTCctattaaatataaaagttgTATGCTTACCATTTTCACAAACTTAAATAGTCGTTTCTCCCCCCACTGGTGTGTATTGTGCAAGTCGCAGGGGGAGAATGTTGATCATGTTTTCATGCACTGTGAAGTTGTTGTGTTTGTGGAAAAAGCTTTTTAGGGAGGCTGGAGTGATGTTATATTACTCAGTAGGAAGGGTTGATTTGCTAAGCCATAAACCTTCTGCTTTTGGCAAAGGAAAAAAAGGCCAAGGTCCTTTTGGGGCTGCGGGGTGTTAGCTGTGCTCTGGGTGATTTGGATGGATAGAAATAAAAGAATCTTTGAAGTCTATAGCAGTGAAGAGGTGGGATTACTTTGGGAGAGACTTAGGTTTTGAGTGTCTCCTTGGGCTTCTGTTTCAGGGTAATTCAGGAACTATAGCTTATCTTCTAATTTGTTAGATTGGAAAGGAGCTGCAGTCTAGGCTCCATCTTGGCTGTTTGCCTAATTTTCTACTGTGTGGACTCCTTGTCCACGTTTTTGTGTTAtgcttttcttgattttttaataaaaagccttttcttttaaaaaaaaaagtgtaattGGACGAATTGAAAGGACAAGGAGGCTCTATCTCATACACCAGTGATATTTGAAGCAGAGGGATTTTAAGGATAATATGGTAACTGCAAGTAATTGCAGAGAATTTGAGAGTTTTAAGTGAGAAGGACACGTTTACTTGCTTCTTATCATTAATTCTATTAAAGTGAGGAACCACTTATTACAATAGTATATGTTTTCCTTCCTTATTTATGATCATATGCATTTTGAGTTATGTTCAACTTCCTAGAGTTCTGACAGTCTATTGAAAACTACAGCCTAGCTGCATATATGACAGATGAGGAGGTTCTAAAAGGGGTTATATACCCTTCAATATCTAGGTACAGATTCAATAGTCTTTATTTCATTGTGTCCTTTCCCCGGTATTTATCCCTTCCTGAAATGAAAGGATTTGTACTTAGAGGTAATGCTCATGTTCATTCAACTGATCTGATTCATATTTGCAGCATACGAGATATAACAAAGAAGGTGGCTGTGGCTGTAATAAAAGAAGCCCTAGATGAGGATCTAGCAGAAGGGTACCGTGAAATGGATGCCCGAGAGCTCCAGAAACTCAATCAGGTATGCTCGAGCATCATTGACCAAGTTACCCAACCCATCTGATACTTCGACACTGAATGTTGTCAAAATCTCTTTGAAGCCCAGTCtaaccttttctttttcaaccAAAAAATGAAAAGTTTGCTCATGCATGTCATGGAAGTTGGTAAGAGAGTCGGTAGTGGGGTTTTTGCAATCATCAGTCCAAAGAGAATAGCAGATTTgtaattgattaaaaaaatatatatatatcattgtaGCGCAAAAAGAATATAATAAAAGAAGATTTTTCTACTAGTGTGCCATCAAATCCAAGTTAGTAGCTGAAGTGAAAGGAGATTTAACTTTCTCATTAAAGATTGCCCACATTATTAAGTACGGCATATATTGGAAACAGTAAGTAGGTTAGACTCATCCATGTTTAATAAGCCTTTATTCCGATGTTGTATATCTATGCTGCAATTCGCTGGTCTCTATCCTTGTGGATATTCTTGGTGCATGATTGTTCATTCTGGATTAGTAAGTCATTGATTTTATTGTGATTGCAGGAAGAAATTGAAGAATATGTGCAGAACAACATGTGGAGTCCAGAATACCCCACACTAGTTTATAAAAAGGAATGATCAGTCATCCTCAGAGGAGAATATAATCATAGTTGTTGTATGTACCCATTCTTTTGGTCAAGTTACACATTTTATCACATTGCTCTTCTATTTGAGCATGCATCCAATAACTTTCTATAATGTCATTGTGGTTCTTTTGCCATAGATcactatatataaaataaagcTGCCAGAAATTTTGTGGATACATATAAAAGTCAACACCCTATTACCTTGTTCATAATTAGGAATTAGCTGCGGTGAGATACTTTCTCATCCCCAATGACAGCATCCTGCTTTGTACGATGTTAATGTTAATGTGATTCTTACAAGTTGAAGCATTTCTGCACTTGCATTTTATGGTCACAAATCAATGAGTCTTTGGTATCTTAACCAATTCAAGGTAAGTACTAAATAATTCTGTGTCTTGAATGCGCTACTTGTTAACTGTGGTTTCTCATCTCTCTAGATGTCAATTTTTACTATTATTGGAATATTCTGTTTTAATATTTtgattgaaaagaaaattttatttatttatttttttagagaaaatGTCTAGCCAACAAGTCAGAAAAGTGTCACGGGATTTCTAGCC
Protein-coding regions in this window:
- the LOC133714864 gene encoding NAD-dependent malic enzyme 62 kDa isoform, mitochondrial, translated to MSHFKSPMRLSTSLIRQLKQRVRMGSNPLQSHSRSFTSIEGHRPVIVHKRSLDILHDPWFNKGTSFSITERDRLDLRGLLPPNVMTSDQQIERFMADLKTLEHKARDGPSDPNALAMWRILNRLHDRNETMYYKVLIAKIAEYAPIVYTPTVGLVCQNYSGLFRRPRGMYFSAEDRGEMMSMVYNWPADQVDMIVVTDGSRILGLGDLGVQGIGISIGKLDLYVAAAGINPQRVLPVMIDVGTDNEKLLKDPLYLGLQRHRLDGDEYLAVIDEFMEAVFTRWPHVIVQFEDFQSKWAFKLLQRYRNTFRMFNDDVQGTAGVAIAGLLGAVRAQGSQMIDFPKQKIVVAGAGSAGIGVLNAARKTMARMLGNNEHAFESAGRQFWVVDANGLITDERENVDPDARPFARKSKEIHRQGLREGASLVEVVQQVKPDVLLGLSAVGGLFSKEVLEALRGSTSTRPAIFAMSNPTNNAECTPEEAFSIVGDNVVFASGSPFKDVDLGNGHIGHCNQGNNMYLFPGIGLGTLLSGSRVISDGMLQVAAECLAAYMTDEEVLKGVIYPSISSIRDITKKVAVAVIKEALDEDLAEGYREMDARELQKLNQEEIEEYVQNNMWSPEYPTLVYKKE